A window from Cryptomeria japonica chromosome 1, Sugi_1.0, whole genome shotgun sequence encodes these proteins:
- the LOC131029001 gene encoding S-type anion channel SLAH1, with product MDYQIPLHCRVIPKDIQNEEMISIPFEDCTGEQSKPSCDPDFRALQSAMEPISSVRYSRDCNGQHSSESTTSKSYKEQELSKGKSYSGLHRLSFPERQTSFSWPSSPRHKISGKDVPSLDNLYTYKRCLSIQEEQMDSRSQSKLPFLLRIHSGHFHICLGLCSQTVLWKTLEENPLSFIRFPFKIPSHFTFGLWLLALLGFLVISGAYLLKCVYHFETVRMEYFDRVRVNYFFVPWIAGMMLRLGLPSNIASDNVHPMVCCIFMVPIAVLELKIYGQWFTKGKRSLARVANPSTHLSVIGNFMIARIATKVGWKEIAFFFFTVGLIHYAVVFITLYQRLSSDITVSRKICPVFFLFIAAPSSASVAWEAISGSFDTFSKMLFFLSLFLCSALVSINDFFRDSIRRFSMIWWACAYPITTTSVAALRYAESVKHPIARTLAYALSSVAMVMILILALLTIVSMVVARDHLFPNDTVIIICSETQRKVLLRAKRSRVSLMHSTI from the exons ATGGACTACCAGATTCCTCTTCACTGCAGGGTAATTCCCAAAGATATTCAAAATGAGGAGATGATTTCCATACCCTTCGAAGATTGTACCGGGGAGCAATCAAAGCCTTCATGTGATCCTGACTTTCGTGCTTTGCAATCTGCAATGGAGCCCATCTCTTCTGTACGTTATTCGAGGGATTGCAATGGCCAACACTCATCAGAAAGTACTACAAGTAAGTCGTATAAAGAACAAGAGTTGAGTAAAGGTAAATCTTACTCAGGCTTGCACAGACTATCATTTCCGGAAAGACAAACCTCCTTTAGCTGGCCTTCGTCACCTAGACATAAAATTAGTGGAAAAGATGTACCTTCGTTAGATAATTTATACACCTACAAACGTTGTTTATCCATCCAAGAG GAGCAAATGGATTCGAGATCTCAGAGCAAATTACCCTTTCTGCTACGAATTCATTCGGGACATTTTCACATATGCCTTGGCCTCTGCAGTCAAACGGTTCTCTGGAAAACTCTAGAGGAGAACCCCTTGTCGTTTATTCGTTTTCCGTTCAAAATCCCCAGTCACTTCACGTTTGGGCTGTGGTTGCTTGCTCTGTTAGGGTTTCTTGTAATATCCGGAGCCTACCTATTAAAATGTGTGTATCACTTCGAGACTGTTCGCATGGAGTATTTCGATCGTGTGAGAGTGAATTACTTCTTTGTACCGTGGATCGCAGGCATGATGCTAAGGCTTGGGCTTCCTTCTAATATAGCTTCTGACAATGTGCACCCTATGGTATGTTGTATATTTATGGTTCCCATCGCCGTCCTAGAGCTCAAAATCTACGGCCAGTGGTTCACCAAAGGAAAGAGGTCTCTGGCTCGAGTCGCAAATCCTTCCACCCATTTGTCCGTAATCGGAAATTTCATGATTGCCCGAATCGCAACAAAAGTAGGTTGGAAGGAAATTGCATTCTTCTTCTTTACTGTGGGATTAATTCATTATGCGGTTGTGTTCATAACTCTTTACCAGAGACTGTCCTCAGATATCACGGTTTCCAGAAAAATATGTCCAGTGTTCTTTCTGTTTATTGCAGCTCCAAGCTCCGCAAGCGTAGCGTGGGAAGCAATATCAGGATCCTTCGATACGTTCTCCAAGATGCTGTTTTTTCTCTCACTTTTCTTGTGTTCGGCCTTGGTGAGTATC AATGATTTCTTCCGCGACAGCATACGGAGGTTTTCAATGATCTGGTGGGCATGTGCATACCCAATTACGACAACGTCAGTGGCGGCACTAAGATATGCAGAGAGCGTGAAGCATCCCATTGCTCGTACATTGGCTTACGCTCTCTCTTCGGTCGCCATGGTAATGATATTAATTCTTGCACTGTTAACTATTGTTAGCATGGTAGTGGCTAGGGACCACCTGTTTCCCAATGACACCGTCATTATCATTTGCTCCGAGACGCAGAGAAAAGTTCTGTTGCGAGCTAAAAGATCTCGTGTTTCTTTAATGCATTCTACTATATGA